In the genome of Oscarella lobularis chromosome 1, ooOscLobu1.1, whole genome shotgun sequence, one region contains:
- the LOC136190874 gene encoding RNA polymerase-associated protein LEO1-like isoform X1, with protein sequence MSVADLLGSDISSADDDDDESVGSPSGQRAEEMEEAGGDEKKKRKAGEFDESSEDEAEPEQEPMEENRDRHPAVGVTDEDIFGGSASSSSDSDAEKNEDAEAKATVSSAPRAPSASDDVFRDLDDDSQAVAARPPSPTRINIDMPQLDAHLPPELYFVKLPNFLSVEPRPFDGATYMDEVEDDEMLDEEGRTRLKLKVENTIRWRSVKDENGDEMKESNARIVRWSDGSMSLLLGNEVFDIHRQQLMTNDHSHLYLRHGSGLMAQALFKNKLTFRPHSTDSVTHRKMTLSMADKFSKAQKIRVLPVMGFDPEKRRNEMAKQAEVNMKNMMKLENRQKRMREKATSRGLSSRLLEPDQEDDDFDTLTPFKSAHKRGSEAKQLPYVIISAINVIVIVIVIVVFQGIVHVGNGSASRHLRPKNISKSRRTKIDETTSSSGSGSSEANSRVESIADGKSLG encoded by the exons ATGTCGGTCGCAGATTTGCTCGGAAGCGACATTAGCAGcgccgacgatgacgacgacgaatcc GTGGGGTCTCCTTCGGGGCAACGAGccgaagaaatggaagaagcCG gcggcgacgagaaaaagaagagaaaagcgggagaattcgacgaatcgtc GGAGGACGAAGCAGAGCCCGAACAAGAGCCAATG GAGGAAAATCGCGATCGTCACCCAGCAG TAGGCGTAACAGATGAAGACATTTTCGGCGGATCGGCGAGTTCATCATCAGACTc agATGCTgaaaagaacgaagacgcggaagcgaaagcgacggtTTCGTCGGCTCCCCGCGCTCCCTCGGcttccgacgacgttttccgggatctcgacgacgactcgcaGGCTGTCGCCGCgcgtccgccgtcgccgactcGAATTAACATCGATATGCCCCAATTGGACGCGCATCTTCCGCCCGAACTCTATTTCGTCAAATTGCCGAATTTCTTGAGCGTCGAACCGCGTCCGTTCGACGGCGCCACGTACATGGACGAAgtcgaggacgacgagaTGTTGGACGAGGAGGGAAGAACGAGACTCAAATTGAAA GTTGAGAATACGATACGTTGGAGATCGGTGAAGGACGAGAATGGGGACGAGATGAAGGAGAGCAATGCGAGGATAGTTAGATGGTCCGATGGGAG CATGAGTTTGTTGCTTGGCAACGAAGTGTTCGATATACACCGACAGCAGCTGATGACCAACGATCACAGTCACTTATATCTCAGACACG GATCGGGCTTGATGGCGCAGGCGCTTTTCAAAAACAAGCTCACATTCAG GCCTCATTCTACAGACAGCGTAACGCATAGGAAAATGACTCTATCGATGGCCGACAAATTCAGCAAAGCTCAG AAAATCCGCGTTCTGCCTGTCATGGGGTTCGATCCCgaaaagagacgaaacgaaatgGCCAAa CAAGCTGAAGTGAATATGAAGAATATGATGAAGCTCGAAAACAGGCAGAAACGCATGCGCGAAAAGGCAACATCGCGCGGTCTTTCGTCGAGACTTTTGGAGCCGGATCAGGAAGACGAT GATTTTGACACTTTGACGCCATTTAAAAGCGCTCACAAACGAGGAAGCGAAGCAAAACAAT TACCCTACGTCATCATCTCAGCcatcaacgtcatcgtcatcgtcatcgtcatcgtcgttttccaaGGAATCGTTCACGTGGGAAACGGCTCCGCCTCTCGGCATCTTCGAcccaaaaatatttcaaaatctCGAAGAaccaaaatcgacgagacgacctCCAGCAGCGGAAGTGGATCGTCAGAAGCGAATAGCCGCGTTGAATCGATTGCAGACGGAAAATCCTTGGGATAA
- the LOC136190874 gene encoding RNA polymerase-associated protein LEO1-like isoform X2, with protein MSVADLLGSDISSADDDDDESVGSPSGQRAEEMEEAGGDEKKKRKAGEFDESSEDEAEPEQEPMEENRDRHPAVGVTDEDIFGGSASSSSDSDAEKNEDAEAKATVSSAPRAPSASDDVFRDLDDDSQAVAARPPSPTRINIDMPQLDAHLPPELYFVKLPNFLSVEPRPFDGATYMDEVEDDEMLDEEGRTRLKLKVENTIRWRSVKDENGDEMKESNARIVRWSDGSMSLLLGNEVFDIHRQQLMTNDHSHLYLRHGSGLMAQALFKNKLTFRPHSTDSVTHRKMTLSMADKFSKAQKIRVLPVMGFDPEKRRNEMAKQAEVNMKNMMKLENRQKRMREKATSRGLSSRLLEPDQEDDDFDTLTPFKSAHKRGSEAKQSINVIVIVIVIVVFQGIVHVGNGSASRHLRPKNISKSRRTKIDETTSSSGSGSSEANSRVESIADGKSLG; from the exons ATGTCGGTCGCAGATTTGCTCGGAAGCGACATTAGCAGcgccgacgatgacgacgacgaatcc GTGGGGTCTCCTTCGGGGCAACGAGccgaagaaatggaagaagcCG gcggcgacgagaaaaagaagagaaaagcgggagaattcgacgaatcgtc GGAGGACGAAGCAGAGCCCGAACAAGAGCCAATG GAGGAAAATCGCGATCGTCACCCAGCAG TAGGCGTAACAGATGAAGACATTTTCGGCGGATCGGCGAGTTCATCATCAGACTc agATGCTgaaaagaacgaagacgcggaagcgaaagcgacggtTTCGTCGGCTCCCCGCGCTCCCTCGGcttccgacgacgttttccgggatctcgacgacgactcgcaGGCTGTCGCCGCgcgtccgccgtcgccgactcGAATTAACATCGATATGCCCCAATTGGACGCGCATCTTCCGCCCGAACTCTATTTCGTCAAATTGCCGAATTTCTTGAGCGTCGAACCGCGTCCGTTCGACGGCGCCACGTACATGGACGAAgtcgaggacgacgagaTGTTGGACGAGGAGGGAAGAACGAGACTCAAATTGAAA GTTGAGAATACGATACGTTGGAGATCGGTGAAGGACGAGAATGGGGACGAGATGAAGGAGAGCAATGCGAGGATAGTTAGATGGTCCGATGGGAG CATGAGTTTGTTGCTTGGCAACGAAGTGTTCGATATACACCGACAGCAGCTGATGACCAACGATCACAGTCACTTATATCTCAGACACG GATCGGGCTTGATGGCGCAGGCGCTTTTCAAAAACAAGCTCACATTCAG GCCTCATTCTACAGACAGCGTAACGCATAGGAAAATGACTCTATCGATGGCCGACAAATTCAGCAAAGCTCAG AAAATCCGCGTTCTGCCTGTCATGGGGTTCGATCCCgaaaagagacgaaacgaaatgGCCAAa CAAGCTGAAGTGAATATGAAGAATATGATGAAGCTCGAAAACAGGCAGAAACGCATGCGCGAAAAGGCAACATCGCGCGGTCTTTCGTCGAGACTTTTGGAGCCGGATCAGGAAGACGAT GATTTTGACACTTTGACGCCATTTAAAAGCGCTCACAAACGAGGAAGCGAAGCAAAACAAT CcatcaacgtcatcgtcatcgtcatcgtcatcgtcgttttccaaGGAATCGTTCACGTGGGAAACGGCTCCGCCTCTCGGCATCTTCGAcccaaaaatatttcaaaatctCGAAGAaccaaaatcgacgagacgacctCCAGCAGCGGAAGTGGATCGTCAGAAGCGAATAGCCGCGTTGAATCGATTGCAGACGGAAAATCCTTGGGATAA